The Rhizosphaericola mali genome has a window encoding:
- a CDS encoding radical SAM/SPASM domain-containing protein, which yields MKASKFNIFFPYEDNIIAFNSFSSEFIILDPLLYDMYEACFKLQKFDDLKELHNDFFNFLVSKEFLVNQDLDEVGRVKEYSYNIDNDESTYELHINPTMNCNFKCWYCYETHIKDSKMSSDTISHVINHVQNIYRERKKLKHLNIGWFGGEPLLYYKKVVLPILETIHSLSLEKEIIFTSSITTNGLLIDEDVISTSLKYGLQFYQITLDGDRQRHDKVRFISEGRGSYDAIVANIISLAKSKINALVRINCSQETLNGINQIVNDFEHLNDEIKKYISFDFHAVWQEMEDLSDQLNESRNFFKQHGLNVQSSVINTVQNSCYGDHRNHATINFNGEVFKCTARDFTTKNSEGLLDETGNINWNEKFEKRLNIKFKNKPCLECAILPMCGGGCTQQAIEHEGIDYCVHDFDEEKKMSLVYNKFIETLVDG from the coding sequence ATGAAAGCGAGTAAATTTAATATATTTTTCCCTTACGAAGACAATATTATTGCATTTAATAGTTTTAGTTCGGAGTTTATAATTCTGGACCCACTATTATATGATATGTATGAAGCTTGTTTCAAATTGCAAAAATTTGATGATTTAAAAGAACTTCATAATGATTTTTTTAATTTTCTTGTTTCAAAGGAATTCTTAGTAAATCAGGATTTAGATGAAGTTGGAAGAGTTAAAGAATATTCTTATAATATTGATAATGATGAATCTACATATGAACTTCATATTAATCCAACAATGAATTGCAATTTTAAATGTTGGTACTGTTATGAAACTCATATTAAAGACTCAAAAATGAGCTCAGATACAATTTCCCATGTGATCAATCATGTACAAAATATATATAGAGAAAGAAAAAAATTAAAACATTTAAATATTGGTTGGTTCGGAGGTGAACCTCTACTATACTATAAAAAAGTCGTTTTACCAATACTAGAGACTATTCATAGTTTATCATTAGAAAAAGAAATTATTTTTACATCTTCTATTACAACTAATGGTTTGTTGATAGATGAAGACGTCATTTCTACTTCTCTGAAATATGGACTGCAATTCTATCAGATAACTCTAGATGGGGATAGACAAAGGCATGATAAAGTTAGGTTTATCTCCGAAGGAAGAGGTTCATATGATGCGATAGTGGCTAATATTATTTCTCTAGCTAAGTCCAAAATTAACGCATTAGTAAGAATTAATTGCTCTCAAGAGACATTAAATGGTATTAATCAAATTGTTAATGATTTTGAACATCTAAATGACGAAATCAAAAAATATATATCTTTTGACTTTCACGCAGTTTGGCAAGAAATGGAAGATTTAAGTGACCAATTGAATGAATCTAGAAATTTTTTTAAACAGCATGGCCTAAATGTTCAAAGTTCTGTAATAAATACAGTCCAAAATTCTTGCTACGGAGATCATAGAAATCATGCAACGATTAACTTTAATGGCGAAGTATTTAAATGTACTGCTAGGGATTTTACAACAAAGAACAGTGAAGGACTCCTTGATGAGACTGGAAATATTAATTGGAATGAAAAATTTGAAAAAAGATTAAATATAAAATTTAAAAATAAACCTTGCCTAGAATGTGCAATTTTGCCGATGTGCGGTGGTGGATGTACTCAACAGGCCATAGAACACGAAGGAATTGATTATTGTGTTCATGACTTTGATGAAGAAAAAAAGATGTCCTTGGTATATAATAAATTTATTGAAACTCTAGTTGATGGTTAA